A genomic stretch from Acidobacteriota bacterium includes:
- a CDS encoding ABC transporter permease — protein sequence MSGPMPALLVAGRELRSTFLQPLAWVVLTALWFFTGLSFWSVVSISGVYSIPAIEMQRALFTATLFWLPLLVALPVIAMRLIAEERQTGTLETLLTAPITENQVALGKYLAGLGFYLVLLSPFPVYLYLLARFGEVDLGAAASGLLGMLLVGGFFLAAAVCASALTRNQIVAAIVGFVVVLSLYVAPLFGSQLAHSEPWSTVWSHLNLLDTLDTFAKGIVSTRRALYPVSGIVFFVFATARLIEISKGK from the coding sequence ATGAGCGGCCCGATGCCTGCCCTGCTGGTCGCCGGCAGGGAACTGCGTTCCACCTTCCTCCAGCCCCTGGCCTGGGTGGTGCTCACCGCCCTGTGGTTCTTCACCGGCCTCTCCTTCTGGTCGGTGGTCAGCATCTCCGGGGTGTACTCGATCCCGGCCATCGAGATGCAACGGGCGCTGTTCACCGCCACCCTCTTCTGGTTGCCCCTGCTGGTGGCCCTGCCGGTCATCGCCATGCGCCTGATCGCCGAGGAGCGACAGACCGGCACCCTCGAGACCCTGCTCACCGCGCCGATCACCGAAAACCAGGTGGCCCTCGGCAAGTATCTCGCCGGACTCGGCTTCTACCTGGTGTTGCTGAGCCCCTTTCCGGTCTACCTCTACCTCCTCGCCCGCTTCGGCGAGGTGGACCTGGGAGCCGCGGCGTCAGGCCTGCTGGGCATGCTGCTGGTGGGAGGTTTCTTCCTCGCCGCCGCCGTCTGCGCCTCGGCGCTGACACGCAACCAGATCGTCGCCGCCATCGTGGGCTTCGTGGTGGTGCTCTCGCTCTACGTGGCGCCCCTCTTCGGCAGCCAGCTCGCACACAGCGAGCCCTGGAGCACGGTGTGGAGCCACCTCAACCTGCTCGACACCCTCGACACTTTCGCCAAGGGCATCGTCAGCACCCGGCGGGCTCTCTACCCCGTCAGCGGCATCGTCTTCTTCGTCTTCGCCACCGCGCGGCTGATCGAAATCTCGAAAGGGAAGTAG
- a CDS encoding GldG family protein, which yields MSVRKWSAGGRVAIALLAAATLLGLANYFAHKYYTEWDWTGSGFYSLSDQSRRLLGSLEADVRMVSFLTDAGQAGGDALGEIQAVLERIAAANPARITFEQIDPWRDPMRARTLLQEFGIDPRTGDQLDVVVVESGDRRRHVRLDEMVELEPGSFGGPTAVKSLTAEGAIVAAVSAVTRNHRPMIRFATGHQERSIDEPREHGLSTLVEALRQKDMDVEPWEALGRQSVPEGTDLLVIAGPAQPWLEAETRAVEQYLESGGRVLLLLDPVPVPGDSSRLAASGLEALLERWGLEARADVVLDPPRTPAFMGPETFVAEQVGAHPITDPMAGQMVLVSIARSLAPAGDGQSSPLPVTLLESSPQSWGETTLGSTRPAAYDDADHRGPLPLAMAVERRDGGDEPAPAATTDGDEAADDTTTDDEPPASPPGRLVVTGDVDLATNLLIDNTSNRAFLLNAVSWLIDEERSLGIPPKDRQLTRLLLTPEQSQALSLVVIIGLPLLAVLMGLGIWWQRRGS from the coding sequence ATGTCCGTTCGCAAGTGGAGCGCTGGAGGTCGAGTCGCGATCGCCCTGCTGGCCGCCGCGACCTTGTTGGGCCTGGCGAACTACTTCGCCCACAAGTACTACACCGAGTGGGACTGGACCGGCTCGGGCTTCTACTCGCTTTCCGATCAGTCCCGGCGCCTGCTCGGCAGCCTCGAAGCCGATGTGCGCATGGTCTCATTCCTGACCGACGCGGGCCAGGCCGGCGGTGACGCCCTGGGCGAGATCCAGGCGGTCCTCGAGCGCATCGCCGCGGCCAATCCCGCCCGGATCACCTTCGAGCAGATCGACCCCTGGCGTGACCCCATGCGCGCCCGGACCCTGCTCCAGGAGTTCGGCATCGATCCCCGCACCGGTGATCAACTCGACGTGGTGGTGGTGGAGTCCGGAGACCGGCGGCGTCACGTCCGCCTGGACGAGATGGTGGAGCTGGAGCCGGGCTCCTTCGGCGGCCCCACCGCGGTCAAGTCGCTGACCGCCGAGGGCGCCATCGTCGCCGCCGTCTCCGCGGTGACCCGCAACCACCGGCCGATGATCCGCTTCGCCACCGGCCACCAGGAACGCTCCATCGACGAGCCCCGGGAACACGGCCTTTCGACCCTGGTCGAAGCCCTCCGGCAAAAGGACATGGACGTGGAGCCATGGGAGGCCCTCGGTCGGCAGAGCGTTCCCGAAGGCACCGATCTGCTGGTGATCGCCGGCCCGGCTCAACCCTGGCTCGAGGCGGAGACCAGGGCCGTCGAACAGTACCTGGAGTCGGGAGGCCGCGTGCTGCTGCTGCTCGATCCCGTGCCTGTGCCCGGAGACAGCAGCCGGCTGGCGGCCAGCGGGCTCGAAGCCCTGCTCGAGCGCTGGGGCCTGGAAGCCCGGGCCGACGTCGTTCTCGACCCGCCGCGAACCCCGGCCTTCATGGGACCGGAGACCTTCGTCGCCGAGCAGGTGGGCGCTCATCCCATCACCGACCCCATGGCGGGCCAGATGGTGCTCGTCAGCATCGCCCGCTCCCTGGCTCCCGCCGGTGACGGGCAGTCTTCGCCCCTGCCCGTAACGCTGCTCGAAAGCTCGCCCCAGAGCTGGGGCGAGACGACGCTCGGCAGCACCCGGCCGGCCGCTTACGATGACGCCGATCACCGGGGCCCGCTGCCCCTGGCCATGGCTGTCGAGCGCCGTGACGGTGGAGACGAGCCCGCACCGGCCGCCACCACCGACGGCGACGAGGCGGCGGACGACACCACCACCGACGACGAGCCCCCGGCCTCCCCTCCGGGGCGCCTGGTGGTGACGGGCGACGTGGACCTGGCTACCAACCTGCTGATCGACAACACCAGCAATCGCGCCTTCCTGCTCAACGCCGTGTCCTGGCTGATCGACGAGGAGCGTTCGCTGGGCATCCCGCCCAAGGATCGCCAGTTGACCCGGCTGCTGCTGACCCCCGAGCAGAGCCAGGCCCTCTCGCTGGTCGTGATCATCGGGCTGCCCCTGCTGGCCGTGCTGATGGGACTCGGCATCTGGTGGCAGCGCCGGGGGAGTTGA
- a CDS encoding DUF4340 domain-containing protein, producing the protein MSNRSTMILLLLAVLLGAFVLLWEKDQPGTDQRREQAGRIFPGLEAPAIERLRIERAGRDPIEIERHEDAWRLVAPLEDRADRFAVDDLLRSLVEARAARTLQAGRIEGGDAATGLGGEALRLILTDDAGRHVLEIGTKEVPGGRRYARRDDAADLLIVEDGLWRQLDKDAATWRDKELIDLSTVDLQRAVFEGRDLAFERREGRKWWITRPLEDLADPGAVNGLLSAVVGLRAESIAPDEEREAAGLESPRLTVELAGEEQNVVLRLGAATGTKDGTYFATVSDRQALFVVRAASLLEKLDRKVQGWRSSRALDFSPWDVGEFVIERGDLRVRVGRLESSATAENTWIALEPEDFPLDSDKAADLLSDLSLLDAEALVDDSSPPGAPEASLTLRWRRTEEIPDLVFSVGPADEDGRVWARRDDRPTPMLIPAEKAALIDPERLRADP; encoded by the coding sequence GTGAGCAACCGCTCCACGATGATCCTGCTGCTGCTCGCCGTGCTCCTCGGCGCCTTCGTCCTGCTCTGGGAAAAGGACCAGCCGGGCACGGATCAACGGCGGGAGCAGGCCGGACGCATCTTCCCCGGGCTCGAGGCGCCGGCCATCGAACGCCTGCGCATCGAGCGCGCCGGCCGGGATCCCATCGAGATCGAGCGTCACGAGGACGCCTGGCGCCTGGTCGCGCCCCTGGAAGACCGGGCCGACCGCTTTGCCGTCGACGATCTCCTGCGCTCGCTGGTCGAAGCCCGTGCCGCCCGCACCCTCCAGGCGGGCAGGATCGAGGGCGGCGACGCGGCCACGGGGCTCGGCGGCGAGGCGCTTCGGCTCATCCTGACGGACGACGCCGGGCGGCATGTTCTCGAGATCGGCACGAAGGAGGTTCCGGGCGGCCGCCGCTACGCACGCCGGGATGACGCCGCGGACCTGCTGATCGTCGAAGACGGACTCTGGCGTCAACTCGACAAGGATGCCGCGACCTGGCGCGACAAGGAACTGATCGACCTGTCCACCGTGGACTTGCAGCGCGCGGTCTTCGAGGGACGCGACCTGGCCTTCGAGCGCCGGGAGGGCCGCAAGTGGTGGATCACCCGTCCCCTCGAAGACCTGGCCGATCCCGGCGCCGTCAATGGCCTGCTCTCCGCCGTCGTGGGCCTGAGGGCCGAGAGCATCGCCCCGGACGAAGAGCGGGAGGCGGCGGGACTGGAGTCCCCCCGGCTGACGGTGGAACTGGCCGGAGAGGAGCAAAACGTGGTGCTGCGCCTGGGAGCGGCGACCGGCACGAAGGACGGCACCTATTTCGCCACGGTCAGCGACCGGCAGGCCCTGTTCGTGGTGCGGGCGGCTTCCTTGCTGGAAAAGCTCGACCGGAAGGTCCAGGGCTGGCGCTCGAGCCGGGCCCTCGACTTCTCGCCGTGGGACGTGGGGGAATTCGTCATCGAGCGGGGTGACCTGCGGGTCCGGGTCGGACGGCTGGAAAGTTCCGCCACCGCCGAGAACACCTGGATCGCCCTCGAACCGGAGGATTTCCCCCTCGATTCCGACAAGGCCGCGGACCTGCTCTCGGATTTGAGCCTGCTCGACGCCGAAGCCCTGGTGGACGACTCCAGCCCCCCGGGCGCCCCGGAAGCCTCGCTGACCCTGCGCTGGCGGCGCACGGAGGAGATCCCCGACCTGGTGTTCAGCGTGGGGCCCGCCGACGAGGACGGCAGGGTCTGGGCCCGCCGGGACGACCGCCCCACTCCGATGCTGATCCCCGCCGAAAAGGCGGCCCTGATCGATCCGGAGCGTTTGCGCGCCGACCCGTGA
- a CDS encoding peptidylprolyl isomerase has product MSWRCFSLRGRAVLAASMATWLLAGLLLAGCSGEKEEEESALNKIPLQDAVVIVDGIEIRGAWLRNWCLTQLLQLKRQGLPVEVDEYSLIKAGRDLLTRIVVVAQEAERQGLTVSDEEIQEKLAEEMSRFPSTEAWLESLRNSGLSREERKEEIRLEALFFKYQDEVVAPEVMNTVAAPEMVRGYYDKYRDEIFLQPRQVHLLHLMRSVARDAPEEERLREKEVIDKARARIVGGESFEDVARELSSDTTALKGGDLGWINENAPMIPELKEAVLELEEGQLSGVLESPHGYHLFLAKEVKPAGVIPFEDVKEEIRDRLFAEALKSRMERHAGELVQQLQAQGKIKILPSTLYLGRALTPKEEQVPAPAEGDATAAP; this is encoded by the coding sequence ATGAGCTGGAGATGCTTTTCCCTCCGCGGCCGCGCGGTCCTGGCCGCTTCGATGGCGACTTGGCTGCTCGCGGGCCTGCTGCTGGCGGGCTGTTCGGGCGAGAAGGAAGAAGAAGAGTCGGCCCTGAACAAGATCCCCCTCCAGGACGCCGTGGTGATCGTCGACGGGATCGAGATCCGTGGGGCCTGGCTGCGCAACTGGTGCCTGACCCAGCTTCTCCAGCTCAAGCGCCAGGGGCTGCCGGTGGAAGTCGACGAGTACTCCCTGATCAAGGCCGGCCGCGACCTGCTCACGCGCATCGTGGTGGTGGCCCAGGAAGCCGAGCGCCAGGGGTTGACGGTCAGCGATGAGGAGATCCAGGAGAAACTCGCCGAGGAGATGTCCCGCTTCCCCTCCACCGAGGCCTGGCTCGAGTCCCTGCGCAACTCGGGGCTGAGCCGGGAAGAGCGCAAGGAAGAGATTCGCCTCGAGGCTTTGTTCTTCAAGTACCAGGACGAGGTCGTCGCTCCCGAGGTGATGAACACGGTGGCGGCTCCCGAGATGGTTCGTGGCTACTACGACAAGTACCGCGACGAGATCTTCCTGCAGCCGCGGCAGGTCCACCTGTTGCACCTGATGCGGTCGGTGGCCCGGGATGCGCCCGAAGAAGAGCGGCTGCGGGAAAAGGAAGTCATCGACAAGGCCCGGGCACGCATCGTCGGCGGCGAGAGTTTCGAGGATGTGGCCCGCGAGCTTTCCTCCGATACCACGGCCCTCAAGGGCGGTGATCTGGGCTGGATCAACGAGAACGCGCCGATGATCCCCGAGTTGAAGGAAGCCGTGCTGGAACTGGAAGAGGGACAGCTCTCCGGCGTGTTGGAGTCGCCCCACGGCTATCACCTCTTCCTGGCCAAGGAAGTCAAGCCGGCGGGGGTGATCCCTTTCGAGGACGTCAAGGAGGAAATCCGCGATCGGCTCTTCGCCGAGGCCCTCAAGAGCCGCATGGAGCGTCACGCCGGTGAACTGGTCCAGCAGCTCCAGGCCCAGGGCAAGATCAAGATCCTGCCTTCGACCCTCTACCTCGGTCGCGCCCTGACCCCCAAGGAAGAGCAGGTTCCCGCCCCTGCGGAGGGCGATGCCACCGCGGCTCCGTAA
- a CDS encoding DUF58 domain-containing protein: MDAFLPPSTVPSRSGAPRLRSLAAAWLRFWPLTPTGLVLVLLATAALTWGRREMDLVLTLAGTFGLLLMGVVGLATLAVRVLFARTLARSLAETPGNLEGIEGRALATGLELPRRRWWLAAEPEWTLHRPPADVKIHKGRRTLREYARPADRGRGEGLRREYRVEDLFGLWRLKGRADSDGPWRVLPDLGGFDAARLESSLASGDLLSHPWGPARGDLVDARSYTRSDPARLILWKVYARSRELLVRAPETARSPERQPLIYLVAGDGDNPAAALMRLIIESGLFGAGVRFAADGRPTPVEDRAAAIEAVALSAAHRNRGGVDLAAALGHPLIGSDDPVVLVCPALEGGWTRPVIRHLEADPGRFFVFVAADVAPDPPPRTRWQRWMLLPDPPAGLPRPSWLAMARRLAGTGASCVAADRRSGELLALSGGHATLGRTA; the protein is encoded by the coding sequence GTGGACGCCTTTCTTCCCCCGTCGACAGTCCCATCCCGCAGCGGAGCCCCGCGGCTCCGGTCGCTCGCCGCTGCCTGGCTGCGCTTCTGGCCGCTGACGCCGACGGGCCTCGTACTCGTCCTGCTCGCCACCGCGGCCCTGACCTGGGGACGGCGGGAAATGGACCTGGTGCTGACCCTGGCGGGCACCTTCGGGTTGCTGCTGATGGGCGTCGTGGGCCTGGCCACACTGGCCGTCCGCGTGCTCTTCGCGCGAACCCTCGCGCGCAGCCTGGCCGAGACTCCCGGGAACCTGGAAGGGATCGAGGGACGGGCCCTGGCCACCGGGCTGGAACTGCCCCGCCGACGCTGGTGGCTGGCCGCGGAGCCGGAGTGGACACTCCATCGCCCCCCGGCCGACGTGAAAATTCACAAGGGCCGGCGGACCCTGCGCGAATACGCCCGGCCCGCCGACCGGGGCCGGGGAGAGGGACTCCGGCGGGAATACCGGGTCGAGGACCTCTTCGGCCTGTGGCGGTTGAAGGGCCGCGCCGACAGTGACGGGCCCTGGCGGGTGCTGCCGGACCTGGGCGGCTTCGACGCCGCCCGACTGGAAAGCAGCCTCGCCAGCGGCGACCTCCTCTCCCACCCCTGGGGCCCCGCCCGCGGGGACCTGGTCGACGCCCGCAGCTACACCCGCTCCGACCCGGCGCGGCTGATCCTCTGGAAGGTCTACGCCCGCAGCCGGGAACTGTTGGTCCGGGCGCCGGAGACGGCCCGCAGCCCGGAACGCCAGCCGCTGATCTACCTCGTGGCGGGAGACGGCGACAATCCCGCCGCGGCCCTGATGCGCCTGATCATCGAAAGCGGACTTTTCGGCGCAGGCGTCCGCTTCGCCGCCGACGGCCGGCCCACCCCGGTGGAAGATCGCGCCGCGGCCATCGAAGCCGTCGCTCTTTCCGCCGCCCATCGCAACCGGGGCGGCGTCGATTTGGCGGCAGCCCTCGGCCATCCCCTGATCGGAAGCGACGATCCGGTCGTTCTGGTCTGCCCCGCCCTCGAGGGCGGTTGGACCCGACCTGTCATCCGCCACCTGGAGGCCGACCCCGGCCGCTTTTTCGTCTTCGTCGCCGCGGACGTGGCGCCCGATCCGCCGCCCCGGACCCGTTGGCAACGCTGGATGCTGCTCCCGGACCCGCCTGCCGGTCTTCCCCGCCCGTCCTGGCTGGCCATGGCCCGGCGGCTGGCCGGCACGGGCGCCTCCTGCGTCGCCGCGGATCGCCGCTCGGGAGAACTCCTCGCCCTCAGCGGCGGGCACGCCACCCTGGGACGCACCGCATGA
- a CDS encoding transglutaminase family protein, giving the protein MSRTTSGHLREALPLAAVLALAAIPTWIGAAPLSSVATAATAAFAGALVGQSLALRPLRTWVVPAATPPAIGVVFGLAHLVALLGGGMGSTWPERLLLARDALLLGGLSLVGAVLLAFLARRVRWLRVLPAAGLVLAVATYLAPHRGGAIHRPRLISDAAWTHGLHPGLLLALGGAGAAVLAALGLYRVGRARWPLLQAALVVALLTLLVALIPSLPLFHFDTPDPLRLEGHPEDTDVIQREDHGGRGAKKKKQRPDPLGLGSRGGRKGGAPNNQLVPFRDDYSTDQPDFPVGVAILEDDLEPAWGVFYFRQVAFSSWNGRRLVRSFERGIDTDLFPGFPRSAPLTPRRPPGHRFRSELACTVSLLHDQLYPPVLADGARIEPMVVADPALFVSAFRSVSQVLVGKGEDLLGRTAGSAEWSPRQWQVYTRAPEDPRYLDVARQAVARLSPRWRQDPWAQALAVGSWLETHTRYSLRSHHAGAPDPTASYLFGDRIGYCVHLAHAGALMLRALGLPARVAAGYACPSEDRAGGSALLIRASSAHAWAEIYLDPVGWVPIDPSPESLDPPVPPTDLDLQRLLGELARPPTPTGGEPAGRIWPGWRQWLRWTGLLAVVIWAAGFPVKLWRRVAPWLVSADHRGRLALRASLDRLAEAGHLRREGESWESFARRTASAAPTLPTLIRRHLAASFGSHTLRPGEGRNLARAVARDIAARAGWRRRLGWLRPWLWTRTR; this is encoded by the coding sequence ATGAGCCGGACGACCAGCGGCCACCTGCGGGAGGCGCTGCCCCTGGCCGCGGTGCTGGCCCTGGCGGCGATTCCGACCTGGATCGGCGCCGCGCCGCTGTCGTCCGTGGCGACCGCGGCGACAGCGGCCTTCGCCGGAGCGCTGGTGGGCCAGAGCCTGGCCCTGCGTCCCCTGCGCACCTGGGTCGTACCGGCCGCCACCCCACCGGCCATCGGTGTCGTGTTCGGCCTGGCCCACCTGGTGGCCCTCCTCGGCGGCGGGATGGGGAGCACCTGGCCCGAACGCCTGCTGCTGGCGCGGGACGCCCTGCTGCTGGGGGGGCTGAGCCTGGTGGGGGCCGTCCTGCTCGCCTTCCTCGCCCGCCGGGTGCGCTGGCTGCGCGTGCTTCCCGCGGCCGGCCTGGTGCTGGCGGTGGCGACCTACCTCGCACCTCACCGGGGCGGGGCGATCCATCGCCCGCGGCTGATTTCCGACGCGGCCTGGACCCACGGCCTGCACCCGGGGCTGCTTCTCGCCCTGGGCGGCGCCGGCGCCGCGGTGCTGGCCGCCCTCGGCCTGTACCGGGTGGGACGGGCCCGCTGGCCCCTGTTGCAGGCCGCCCTGGTCGTCGCGCTGCTGACCCTGCTGGTGGCGCTCATACCCTCGCTGCCCCTGTTCCACTTCGATACGCCCGATCCCCTGCGCCTCGAAGGCCACCCCGAGGACACCGACGTGATCCAGCGGGAGGACCACGGCGGAAGGGGAGCGAAAAAGAAGAAGCAGCGCCCCGACCCCCTGGGCCTCGGCTCCCGGGGGGGGAGGAAGGGCGGCGCGCCGAACAACCAACTGGTCCCCTTCCGGGACGACTATTCGACGGACCAGCCGGATTTCCCGGTCGGCGTGGCAATCCTGGAGGACGACCTGGAACCCGCCTGGGGGGTGTTCTATTTCCGGCAAGTGGCGTTTTCTTCATGGAACGGCCGGCGGCTGGTGCGGAGCTTCGAGCGGGGAATCGACACGGACCTCTTCCCCGGCTTTCCCCGGAGCGCGCCCCTGACGCCCCGGCGCCCTCCCGGCCACCGGTTCCGCTCCGAGCTGGCCTGCACGGTCTCCCTGCTCCACGACCAGCTCTACCCCCCGGTACTGGCCGATGGCGCACGGATCGAGCCGATGGTCGTGGCGGATCCCGCTCTCTTCGTCTCGGCCTTCCGCTCCGTCTCCCAGGTCCTGGTGGGCAAGGGGGAGGATCTGCTGGGCCGAACGGCGGGGTCCGCCGAGTGGAGCCCGCGCCAGTGGCAGGTCTATACCCGGGCCCCGGAAGATCCCCGCTACCTGGACGTGGCCCGCCAGGCGGTCGCACGCCTGTCCCCCCGCTGGCGCCAGGATCCCTGGGCCCAGGCCCTGGCGGTGGGCTCCTGGCTGGAGACCCACACCCGCTATTCCCTGCGCTCCCATCACGCCGGAGCCCCGGATCCCACCGCCTCCTACCTCTTCGGCGACCGCATCGGCTACTGCGTCCACCTGGCCCACGCCGGGGCGCTGATGCTGCGCGCGCTGGGCTTGCCGGCCCGGGTGGCCGCGGGCTATGCCTGTCCCTCCGAGGACCGGGCGGGAGGATCGGCGCTGCTGATCCGGGCCAGTTCCGCCCATGCCTGGGCGGAGATCTACCTCGACCCCGTGGGATGGGTGCCCATCGATCCCTCTCCGGAGAGCCTGGATCCGCCGGTGCCCCCCACGGACCTGGATCTCCAGCGCCTGCTCGGGGAACTGGCGCGCCCGCCGACCCCCACGGGCGGTGAGCCGGCGGGGCGCATCTGGCCGGGCTGGCGTCAGTGGCTGCGCTGGACGGGCCTGCTGGCCGTGGTGATCTGGGCGGCGGGCTTCCCGGTCAAGCTCTGGCGACGGGTGGCACCCTGGCTGGTTTCCGCGGACCACCGCGGTCGCCTCGCCCTGCGGGCCAGCCTCGACCGCCTGGCCGAGGCCGGCCACCTGCGCCGGGAGGGAGAAAGCTGGGAGTCCTTCGCCCGACGCACCGCCTCGGCGGCCCCTACCCTGCCGACCCTGATCCGGCGCCACCTGGCGGCGAGCTTCGGCAGCCACACCCTGAGACCGGGTGAGGGCCGGAACCTGGCCCGGGCGGTGGCCCGGGACATCGCGGCCCGGGCCGGTTGGCGCCGACGACTGGGCTGGCTGCGGCCGTGGCTTTGGACCCGGACGCGATGA
- a CDS encoding MoxR family ATPase: MSEIPPQSTETMTLDAAQAIAEGVRAHLRAALVGRDDVIDLVLVALLAGGHVLLEDFPGSGKTLLARALGESIAPGGEAGPIAPFRRIQFTPDLLPSDITGVSVFDPDRGAFEFLPGPVFSHILLADEINRTSPKVQAALLEAMAERQVTVDNVTHRLDDLFMVIATQNPLGLAGTFPLPAPQLDRFLFKIRMTPIDRDAELEILSSFRRHLHHQPAGLPPVARDDLVAARDALESQVEVAAALRECLVDLAVEVRADARVAQGLSTRALVQAIPALQARALLTGRDFVSTEDIEALAEPLFAHRLALAPGAGDARAVILDALEDPLERATAATLRR, from the coding sequence GTGAGTGAAATCCCGCCCCAGTCCACCGAGACCATGACCCTCGACGCGGCCCAGGCGATTGCGGAAGGCGTCCGGGCCCACCTGCGCGCGGCGCTGGTGGGCCGCGACGACGTGATCGACCTGGTGCTCGTCGCCCTGCTCGCCGGGGGCCACGTGCTGCTCGAAGACTTCCCCGGCTCGGGCAAGACCCTCCTGGCCCGGGCCCTGGGCGAGTCCATCGCTCCCGGCGGGGAAGCGGGCCCCATCGCCCCCTTCCGCAGGATTCAGTTCACGCCGGACCTGCTGCCTTCGGACATCACGGGCGTGTCGGTCTTCGACCCGGACCGGGGCGCCTTCGAGTTCCTGCCCGGTCCTGTCTTCTCTCACATCCTGCTGGCCGACGAGATCAATCGCACCTCTCCCAAGGTCCAGGCCGCCCTCCTCGAAGCGATGGCCGAACGGCAAGTCACCGTGGACAACGTCACGCACCGGCTCGATGACCTGTTCATGGTGATCGCCACCCAGAACCCGCTGGGGCTGGCCGGTACCTTCCCCCTGCCCGCCCCCCAGCTCGACCGCTTCCTGTTCAAGATCCGCATGACCCCCATCGACCGGGATGCGGAACTGGAGATCCTCTCCAGCTTCCGCCGGCACCTGCACCACCAGCCCGCCGGCCTGCCCCCGGTAGCGCGGGACGACCTGGTGGCCGCCCGGGACGCCCTCGAAAGCCAGGTGGAAGTGGCCGCGGCCCTGCGGGAGTGCCTGGTGGACCTGGCCGTGGAAGTGCGGGCCGACGCCCGCGTCGCCCAGGGCCTTTCCACCCGGGCGCTGGTCCAGGCGATCCCCGCCCTCCAGGCCCGGGCCCTGCTCACCGGCCGCGATTTCGTCTCCACCGAGGACATCGAGGCCCTGGCCGAGCCCCTCTTCGCCCACCGCCTGGCGCTGGCGCCGGGCGCGGGCGACGCCCGCGCGGTGATCCTCGACGCCCTCGAAGATCCCCTCGAGCGGGCCACCGCGGCCACGCTGCGCCGCTGA